A single genomic interval of Corallococcus macrosporus harbors:
- a CDS encoding amidohydrolase family protein — protein MRDGLHIFDADRHVLEPLSLWAEQLEPGLRRHAPRPGRLPDETLEARVERLGPQGLLPVLPLPEVDGKPLWNHMPERAWVEFSARSYAQLGRNEMLQRPDVYLAQMDRDGVDMAALFPTYALLLEGFSPLKPQVATAFASVYNTWLHGFCAHQPERLRGVGLISRHEPEAMVAEARRVAGFGWRAVMVRPNPINGRLLSDAAYAPFWAECEALSLAVVLHGSGHVYVPSAGADRFDTRFANHVCAHPMELMMGLLALLQGGVLERHPRLRIGAMEAGCGWLPYWAWRLDEEYRAVGAEVSATIRQLPSSYLRQHCFVSLEPDEPYLSDVVRHLPEDRVVFGTDFPHLDHGEDVLGSLLSLRDVMTESRLRKVLWENPTRFYGVEP, from the coding sequence ATGCGCGACGGCCTTCACATCTTCGACGCGGACCGGCACGTCCTGGAGCCGCTGAGCCTCTGGGCGGAGCAGCTGGAGCCCGGCCTGCGCCGCCACGCGCCCCGGCCGGGACGGCTGCCGGACGAAACGCTGGAGGCGCGCGTGGAACGGCTGGGCCCCCAGGGACTGCTGCCCGTGCTGCCCCTGCCAGAGGTCGACGGCAAGCCGCTGTGGAACCACATGCCGGAGCGGGCCTGGGTGGAGTTCTCCGCGCGCTCGTACGCGCAATTGGGCCGTAATGAAATGCTTCAGCGGCCGGACGTGTACCTGGCCCAGATGGACCGGGACGGCGTGGACATGGCGGCCCTCTTCCCCACCTACGCGCTGCTGCTGGAGGGCTTCTCCCCCCTGAAGCCCCAGGTGGCCACCGCGTTCGCGTCCGTCTACAACACCTGGCTGCATGGCTTCTGCGCGCACCAGCCCGAGCGCCTGCGAGGCGTGGGGCTCATCAGCCGCCACGAGCCGGAGGCCATGGTCGCGGAAGCCCGCCGCGTCGCGGGCTTCGGCTGGCGCGCCGTCATGGTGCGCCCCAACCCCATCAACGGCCGGCTCCTGTCGGACGCCGCCTACGCGCCCTTCTGGGCGGAGTGCGAGGCGTTGTCACTCGCGGTGGTGCTGCACGGCAGCGGGCACGTCTATGTGCCCTCCGCCGGCGCGGACCGCTTCGACACCCGCTTCGCCAACCACGTCTGCGCCCACCCCATGGAGCTGATGATGGGACTGCTGGCGCTCCTCCAGGGCGGCGTGCTGGAGCGGCACCCGCGCCTGCGCATTGGCGCCATGGAGGCCGGCTGCGGCTGGTTGCCGTACTGGGCGTGGCGGCTGGACGAGGAATATCGCGCTGTAGGTGCAGAGGTCTCCGCCACCATCCGACAGCTCCCTTCCTCCTACCTGCGCCAGCACTGCTTCGTTTCCCTGGAGCCGGATGAACCGTACCTGTCTGACGTGGTGCGCCACCTCCCGGAGGACCGCGTGGTTTTCGGAACTGACTTCCCCCACCTGGACCACGGCGAGGATGTGCTGGGGTCGCTGCTGTCCTTGCGTGACGTGATGACCGAAAGTCGTCTACGAAAGGTTCTCTGGGAAAACCCGACTCGGTTCTACGGTGTGGAGCCGTGA
- a CDS encoding SagB family peptide dehydrogenase, producing MRLSLAEGVALRCPDAEDARVEGPGRSLRLGPLAPGVRAVFESLADGGIHEAEVPAAAGSDATLAWYWLDLAGDGGLLSWTVEERGNLLLTLTPASASFLRHRATFDATQPLQLSRFAHTRMAEGRAVLDCPTVHATAALHDRRVVSLLFDMARPTLLARLNQFNTGIESFTLRELVRLLAETGILVPNGLDVPASEETQTALKQWEPHDLLFHLRSRGWGHQTRAGATYRFRGELPNPPALKPSVIQETVELYRPDLEALRAGGDRSFTEVVEARRSLRGRGATPLTVRQLGELLYRAARVRDVRSTQDGEITDRPYPSAGAVYALELYPMVGECQGLAPGAYHYDPLGHRLEKLSGPTPEFHALLDEARAPVEPYERPEVLMVVAARVPRLAWKYETLAYSLVLQDTGALVQTLYLVSTALGLRPYALGRSDPDFFQRVAGVDGFGEASVGAFAVSGGDPPESAP from the coding sequence ATGAGATTGTCGCTCGCCGAAGGTGTGGCGCTGCGTTGCCCCGACGCGGAGGACGCGCGCGTGGAGGGCCCTGGCCGCTCGCTGCGGTTGGGCCCGCTGGCCCCCGGTGTGCGCGCGGTGTTCGAGTCGCTCGCGGACGGAGGCATCCACGAAGCGGAGGTGCCGGCCGCCGCGGGCTCGGACGCGACGCTCGCGTGGTACTGGCTGGACCTGGCGGGCGACGGTGGCCTGCTGTCGTGGACGGTGGAGGAGCGGGGCAACCTGCTCCTGACGCTCACGCCCGCGTCCGCGTCCTTCCTGCGCCACCGCGCCACGTTCGACGCGACCCAGCCGCTGCAGCTGTCGCGCTTCGCGCACACGCGCATGGCGGAGGGCCGCGCGGTGCTGGACTGCCCCACGGTGCACGCCACCGCGGCGCTGCATGACCGGCGCGTGGTGTCGCTGCTCTTCGACATGGCCCGCCCCACGCTGCTGGCGCGGCTCAACCAGTTCAACACCGGCATCGAGTCCTTCACGCTGCGGGAGCTGGTGCGCCTGCTGGCGGAGACGGGCATCCTGGTCCCCAACGGCCTGGACGTGCCGGCGTCCGAGGAGACGCAGACGGCGCTGAAGCAGTGGGAGCCGCACGACCTGCTCTTCCACCTGCGCTCGCGCGGCTGGGGCCACCAGACGCGCGCCGGGGCCACCTACCGCTTCCGGGGCGAGCTGCCCAACCCGCCCGCCCTCAAGCCGTCGGTCATCCAGGAGACGGTGGAGCTGTACCGGCCGGACCTGGAGGCGCTGCGCGCGGGCGGCGACCGCTCCTTCACGGAGGTGGTGGAGGCCCGCCGCAGCCTGCGCGGCCGGGGCGCCACACCGCTCACCGTGCGGCAGTTGGGTGAACTGCTCTACCGCGCCGCGCGCGTGCGCGACGTGCGCAGCACCCAGGACGGTGAAATCACCGACCGGCCCTATCCCAGCGCGGGCGCGGTGTACGCGCTGGAGCTCTACCCCATGGTGGGCGAGTGCCAGGGCCTGGCCCCGGGCGCCTACCACTACGACCCGCTGGGCCACCGGCTGGAGAAGCTGAGCGGCCCCACGCCGGAGTTCCACGCGCTGCTGGACGAGGCCCGCGCGCCGGTGGAGCCCTACGAGCGGCCCGAGGTGTTGATGGTGGTGGCCGCGCGCGTGCCCCGGCTCGCGTGGAAGTACGAGACGCTGGCGTACTCGCTGGTGCTGCAGGACACCGGAGCGCTGGTGCAGACGCTCTACCTGGTGTCCACCGCGCTGGGGCTGCGGCCCTACGCGCTGGGCCGGAGCGACCCTGACTTCTTCCAGCGCGTGGCGGGCGTGGACGGCTTTGGCGAGGCCTCCGTCGGGGCCTTCGCGGTGTCGGGGGGCGATCCTCCGGAATCAGCCCCCTGA
- a CDS encoding BMA_0021/BMA_0022 family TOMM bacteriocin, whose product MSKKKPESKAAPAPARARPVARKPTRSAGGQAASVNDWQAVWMRAVALAWKEPEFEAALQKDPRQALKKRFDFDLPASIHLKVVPSTAKDAAADSTWKVNSAEVELHLPKKPADVADHAVALSSLTDTYGRSHCCGSPCC is encoded by the coding sequence ATGAGCAAGAAGAAGCCGGAGTCGAAGGCCGCGCCCGCGCCCGCACGGGCCCGCCCGGTCGCTCGCAAGCCCACGCGGAGCGCGGGGGGCCAGGCCGCCTCGGTGAATGACTGGCAGGCCGTGTGGATGCGCGCCGTCGCGCTGGCGTGGAAGGAGCCCGAGTTCGAGGCGGCGCTCCAGAAGGACCCGCGCCAGGCCCTCAAGAAGCGCTTCGACTTCGACCTGCCGGCCAGCATCCACCTGAAGGTCGTCCCCTCCACCGCGAAGGACGCGGCGGCGGACAGCACCTGGAAGGTGAACAGCGCGGAGGTGGAGCTGCACCTGCCGAAGAAGCCGGCCGACGTGGCGGACCACGCCGTGGCCCTCTCCAGCCTCACCGACACCTACGGCCGTTCGCACTGCTGCGGCAGCCCCTGCTGCTGA
- a CDS encoding TOMM precursor leader peptide-binding protein: protein MDRVLRIKPHLRAEVLDARRVFLVGERAQFLLEGELHASIVPLLDGQRTVANVIAALAGRASAPEVLYALSLLEERGHVEEAHDVFDASVAGFWESLGVGAAVAAGRLLDMSVAVRAVEGEDGERLAEALRDTGLDVREDSDRHVLLVDDYLSSEALALACEARSAGAAFLPLKVSGTACHAGPVVGTGERACWTCLTARLLDNRPIEKYLARKSIPPQATRPPRTGLPTTAQAGLSFAAALVARWVVDGPTGGGQTRLWTLDFATWKLESHAVTRRPQCPDCGDPHWLEARAKAPLELASRPKRFTGDGGHRILTPEETWERHRHLISPVTGVVSDLRAVPGDAPLGHIHSAVFRVCPWTDAPASDDFHRVASGKGRTEAQSRAGALCEALERYSAVFQGDEPRVHATASQLGDRAVPPDALQHFSAAQFQARLAEPGGPGRRDMRTAVPLPYADQPMDWSPAWSLTHGVHKYVPTSFAYLFTPTASRGDGPFCLFNSNGNAAGNCVEEAILQGFLELVERDAVALWWYNRLRRPRVDLRSFDEPWFASVEAHYQSLGVQLSVLDLTHDLGIPVFVALAWSPEHGRAWAGCGCHFDAKLAVQRALTEVAQCYDPKDTAPSPWDARAHDDVTWLFPDDSVPARVRADFPRVGHDDLRDDVRECVARAAGVGLETLVVEQSRPDVGVSAVKVIVPGLRHFWPRLGPGRLYDVPVRMGWLKAPRTEAQLNPVPFYF, encoded by the coding sequence ATGGACCGAGTCCTCCGCATCAAGCCCCACCTGCGCGCCGAGGTGCTCGACGCACGGCGCGTGTTCCTCGTCGGGGAGCGCGCCCAGTTCCTGCTGGAGGGCGAGCTGCACGCGAGCATCGTCCCCCTGCTGGATGGCCAGCGCACCGTGGCGAACGTCATCGCCGCGCTGGCGGGACGGGCCTCCGCGCCGGAGGTGCTCTACGCGCTGTCGCTCCTGGAGGAGCGCGGGCACGTGGAGGAGGCGCATGACGTCTTCGATGCCAGCGTCGCCGGCTTCTGGGAGTCCCTGGGCGTGGGCGCGGCGGTCGCGGCCGGGCGGCTCTTGGACATGTCCGTCGCGGTGCGGGCCGTCGAGGGCGAGGACGGAGAGCGGCTGGCGGAGGCGCTGCGCGACACCGGCCTGGACGTGCGCGAGGACTCGGACCGGCACGTGCTGCTGGTGGATGACTACCTGTCCTCGGAAGCGCTCGCCCTGGCCTGTGAAGCCCGGAGCGCGGGCGCCGCGTTCCTCCCGCTGAAGGTGTCCGGCACCGCGTGCCATGCGGGCCCGGTGGTGGGCACCGGCGAGCGTGCGTGCTGGACGTGCCTCACGGCGCGGCTGTTGGACAACCGCCCCATCGAGAAGTACCTCGCGCGCAAGAGCATCCCGCCGCAAGCCACGCGCCCGCCGCGCACGGGCCTGCCCACCACCGCGCAGGCGGGGCTGTCCTTCGCCGCGGCGCTCGTGGCCCGCTGGGTGGTGGACGGGCCCACCGGCGGAGGCCAGACGCGGCTGTGGACGCTGGACTTCGCCACCTGGAAGCTGGAGTCGCACGCGGTGACGCGGCGTCCGCAGTGCCCGGACTGCGGCGACCCGCACTGGCTGGAGGCGAGAGCGAAGGCGCCGCTGGAGCTGGCCTCGCGCCCCAAGCGCTTCACCGGCGACGGCGGCCACCGCATCCTCACGCCCGAGGAGACCTGGGAGCGCCACCGCCACCTGATCAGCCCGGTGACGGGCGTGGTGAGCGACCTGCGCGCGGTGCCGGGTGACGCGCCCCTGGGCCACATCCACTCCGCCGTCTTCCGCGTGTGCCCGTGGACGGACGCGCCGGCCTCCGACGACTTCCACCGCGTGGCCAGCGGCAAGGGCCGCACGGAGGCCCAGTCCCGCGCGGGCGCGTTGTGTGAAGCGCTGGAGCGCTACAGCGCGGTGTTCCAGGGCGACGAGCCCCGCGTCCACGCCACCGCGTCGCAACTGGGTGACAGGGCCGTGCCGCCGGACGCGCTCCAGCACTTCAGCGCCGCGCAGTTCCAGGCCCGGCTCGCCGAGCCCGGAGGCCCGGGCCGCCGCGACATGCGCACCGCGGTGCCCCTGCCCTACGCGGATCAACCCATGGACTGGAGCCCCGCGTGGTCGCTCACGCACGGGGTCCACAAGTACGTGCCCACGTCGTTCGCGTACCTCTTCACGCCCACGGCCTCGCGCGGAGACGGTCCGTTCTGCCTCTTCAACTCCAACGGCAACGCGGCGGGCAACTGCGTGGAGGAGGCCATCCTCCAGGGCTTCCTAGAGCTGGTGGAGCGCGATGCGGTGGCGCTCTGGTGGTACAACCGCCTGCGCCGTCCGCGCGTGGACCTGCGCTCCTTCGACGAGCCGTGGTTCGCGTCCGTGGAGGCGCACTACCAATCGCTCGGCGTCCAGCTGTCGGTGCTGGACCTCACGCACGACCTGGGCATCCCGGTGTTCGTCGCGCTCGCGTGGTCCCCGGAGCACGGGCGGGCCTGGGCCGGTTGCGGCTGCCACTTCGACGCGAAGCTCGCCGTGCAGCGCGCGCTCACGGAGGTGGCCCAGTGCTACGACCCGAAGGACACGGCCCCGTCGCCCTGGGACGCCCGCGCGCACGACGACGTCACCTGGCTCTTCCCGGACGACTCGGTCCCGGCGCGCGTCCGCGCCGACTTCCCGCGCGTGGGGCATGACGACCTGCGAGACGACGTGCGCGAGTGCGTGGCGCGGGCCGCGGGCGTGGGGCTGGAGACGCTGGTGGTGGAGCAATCACGGCCGGACGTGGGCGTATCCGCCGTGAAGGTCATCGTCCCGGGGCTGCGGCACTTCTGGCCCCGGCTGGGCCCCGGCCGGCTGTATGACGTCCCCGTGCGGATGGGGTGGCTGAAGGCCCCGAGGACCGAAGCGCAGCTCAACCCCGTGCCCTTCTACTTCTGA
- a CDS encoding radical SAM protein encodes MASALPPKPRILLVQCGPDRRHVDRETEDFDPERGLVKRATMTPLACATLAALTPDTFTVDIWDEELHGQVRADTELGDYDVVGVSVMYSALTYQARFLGGLFRDRGATVVAGGPAVSAAPEDYRGFFDALFVNEAERTWPRFLADWLGGEYSPEYRQLEKPSLSESPLPRWDAVAADLPRYAWGSVQTTRGCPFDCSFCDVIYLYGRKQRHKPVERVLDEVRAHAGLGAEGVFFADDEFIGDAAYAKEVLAGLVPLNRALPRPLRFFTQVTMNLSRDAALLEGMADANFYTVVLGIESFDAGALKEAQKHQNVRADLVGDLLRIQAHGIGPRGSFIVGFDHDTPTVFDSLHANIQRTHLPWVVVAPLQAPRGTKLWTRLRAEGRLATPRKAHSQDRGAIVLNVMPLGMTRPQLLEGFRDLVERLSTWDAACERIRGFIAGILRPPQVTEREWPEAVTDRFLREASAAWALTPAERRTLGDTLAEVRRTAPAMLPRAVFFLARNQNERRRHERLFTDFDAVLAAERQGDLVPDTQPVYVPATFATAMRDVFPDLFVRLSRDLPDRRDVPEASRDVLVDFVARWGEGFQTLQPQHHEFLRELCDRAVEARGGRAGTLEDAEEQSLRTQARRTGLLEALLKDVRDELASWGP; translated from the coding sequence ATGGCGTCCGCCCTGCCCCCCAAACCCCGCATCCTCCTGGTCCAATGCGGCCCCGACCGGCGCCACGTGGACCGCGAGACCGAGGACTTCGACCCCGAGCGCGGGCTGGTGAAGCGCGCGACGATGACCCCGCTGGCCTGCGCGACGCTCGCGGCGCTCACGCCGGACACCTTCACCGTGGACATCTGGGACGAGGAGCTGCACGGGCAGGTGCGCGCGGACACGGAGCTGGGGGACTACGACGTCGTCGGCGTGTCGGTGATGTACTCCGCCCTCACCTACCAGGCGCGCTTCCTGGGCGGACTCTTCCGCGACCGGGGCGCCACGGTGGTCGCGGGCGGCCCCGCTGTCTCCGCCGCGCCGGAGGACTACCGGGGCTTCTTCGACGCCCTCTTCGTCAACGAGGCGGAGCGCACCTGGCCGCGCTTCCTCGCGGACTGGCTCGGCGGCGAGTACTCGCCGGAGTACCGGCAGCTCGAAAAGCCGTCGCTCAGCGAAAGCCCCCTGCCACGCTGGGACGCGGTCGCGGCGGACCTCCCGCGCTACGCGTGGGGCTCCGTGCAGACCACGCGCGGCTGTCCCTTCGACTGCTCCTTCTGCGACGTTATCTACCTGTACGGCCGCAAGCAGCGGCACAAGCCGGTGGAGCGCGTGCTGGACGAGGTGCGCGCCCACGCGGGTTTGGGGGCGGAAGGTGTCTTCTTCGCGGACGACGAGTTCATCGGCGACGCGGCCTACGCGAAGGAAGTGCTCGCGGGGCTGGTGCCGTTGAACCGCGCCCTGCCCCGCCCGCTGCGCTTCTTCACCCAGGTGACGATGAACCTGAGCCGTGACGCCGCGCTGCTGGAGGGCATGGCGGACGCGAACTTCTACACCGTCGTCCTGGGCATCGAGTCCTTCGACGCGGGCGCGCTCAAGGAGGCACAGAAGCACCAGAACGTGCGCGCGGACCTCGTGGGCGACCTCTTGCGCATCCAGGCGCACGGCATCGGTCCCCGGGGCAGCTTCATCGTCGGGTTCGACCACGACACGCCCACCGTCTTCGACTCGCTGCACGCGAACATCCAGCGCACGCACCTGCCCTGGGTGGTGGTGGCGCCGCTCCAGGCCCCGCGCGGCACGAAGCTGTGGACGCGGCTGCGTGCGGAGGGACGGCTCGCCACGCCACGCAAGGCGCACTCGCAGGACCGGGGCGCCATCGTGCTCAACGTGATGCCGCTGGGCATGACGCGGCCGCAGCTGCTCGAGGGCTTCCGAGACCTGGTGGAGCGGCTGTCCACCTGGGACGCCGCCTGCGAGCGCATCCGGGGCTTCATCGCCGGCATCCTGCGCCCGCCCCAGGTGACGGAGCGCGAGTGGCCGGAGGCCGTCACCGACCGCTTCCTGCGCGAGGCCTCCGCCGCCTGGGCCCTGACGCCCGCGGAGCGCCGGACGCTGGGGGACACGCTCGCGGAGGTGCGCCGCACCGCCCCCGCGATGCTGCCGCGCGCGGTGTTCTTCCTCGCGCGCAACCAGAACGAGCGCCGCCGGCACGAGCGCCTCTTCACGGACTTCGACGCGGTGCTGGCCGCCGAGCGCCAGGGCGACCTCGTCCCGGACACGCAGCCCGTCTACGTCCCGGCCACCTTCGCCACGGCGATGCGCGACGTGTTCCCGGACCTCTTCGTGCGGCTGAGCCGCGACCTGCCGGACCGCCGCGACGTGCCGGAGGCCTCGCGCGACGTGCTGGTGGACTTCGTCGCGCGCTGGGGCGAAGGCTTCCAGACGCTCCAGCCGCAGCACCACGAGTTCCTGCGCGAGCTGTGCGACCGCGCGGTGGAGGCCCGGGGCGGACGCGCGGGCACGCTGGAGGACGCGGAGGAGCAGTCCCTGCGCACCCAGGCCCGCCGCACCGGCCTGCTGGAAGCGCTGCTCAAGGACGTGCGCGACGAGCTCGCGAGCTGGGGACCCTGA